In one window of Candidatus Hydrogenedentota bacterium DNA:
- a CDS encoding exo-alpha-sialidase has product MRDSVFVRAIPILLMLSPFAIAVNFQTAGPVDSTADSDGLNKFDRVPRVATDGAGHWVAVWETSELASGPNPVDLDIAVSRSSDNGATWSTPSHVAKNAGIDDAFPAIATDGNGTWVCAYTSQSVEEPYHRAVQTCKSTDNGATWSPPVDANPSDPIGPYVYSPSIAADTAGNWVLVWSTTYTLLSDPDPLVGDDDIAVSTSPNGTDWSAPARVNSAYATDDLAGDAWPQVATDDNGVWVCVWRSTYKPTDPFHGDDDIYFSRSTTNGATWTAQSVLHPEFDTETFSDEYPRVAADGNGSWMVTWEAPDVAFGVDKVWTSVSMDDGMSWSPRKRVSDEPPLGDSQRPVVASGGNGEWLVVWSRHLFQKGGHSDYDIAKSETSDDGDNWTAVENLNSNATDDLGDDRDPDIATDGAGHWVVLWGTEDTEHSDQDVWRAISGGAAGSLTLTVPNGGEKWRIGTKHAIEWNSSGNVGANVKLELLRNGGVIDVIKASTPNDGKQKWKLPNSLSPGGGYKVRVTSKSDGAIRDTGDGAFKVKEAK; this is encoded by the coding sequence ATGCGCGATTCAGTTTTCGTTCGAGCCATTCCGATACTGTTGATGCTATCGCCCTTCGCGATTGCCGTAAACTTCCAGACAGCCGGGCCTGTGGATTCCACGGCCGATTCGGACGGACTGAATAAGTTCGACCGCGTTCCCCGCGTTGCGACCGATGGCGCGGGACATTGGGTCGCCGTCTGGGAAACGTCGGAATTGGCCAGCGGACCAAATCCAGTCGACCTGGACATTGCCGTTTCTCGTTCGTCCGATAACGGCGCTACATGGTCAACGCCGTCGCACGTTGCAAAGAATGCGGGAATCGATGACGCTTTCCCTGCGATAGCCACTGACGGCAACGGTACATGGGTTTGCGCGTATACCAGCCAGTCGGTCGAGGAGCCGTATCATCGCGCCGTGCAAACCTGTAAATCGACGGACAACGGTGCGACATGGTCACCGCCGGTAGATGCAAATCCAAGCGACCCGATCGGTCCCTATGTCTACTCGCCGTCGATCGCAGCGGACACTGCGGGCAACTGGGTGCTCGTTTGGAGCACGACCTACACGTTGTTGTCCGACCCCGATCCCCTTGTCGGCGATGACGACATTGCTGTTTCCACGTCACCGAACGGAACCGATTGGTCGGCGCCAGCGCGCGTCAACTCGGCGTACGCAACCGACGACCTTGCGGGGGACGCGTGGCCGCAGGTCGCGACCGACGACAACGGCGTTTGGGTTTGTGTGTGGCGGTCGACCTACAAACCGACGGATCCATTCCACGGCGACGACGATATTTATTTTTCCCGGTCTACTACCAACGGCGCCACCTGGACCGCACAGTCCGTGCTTCATCCCGAGTTCGATACCGAAACGTTTTCCGACGAGTATCCGAGGGTCGCGGCAGACGGAAACGGCTCGTGGATGGTCACCTGGGAAGCGCCCGACGTTGCATTCGGCGTCGACAAGGTGTGGACCAGTGTTTCTATGGACGACGGTATGTCTTGGAGCCCGCGAAAACGCGTTTCGGATGAACCTCCCTTGGGAGACAGTCAGCGGCCTGTTGTCGCGTCCGGCGGAAACGGCGAGTGGCTAGTCGTCTGGAGCCGTCATCTTTTTCAGAAGGGCGGCCACTCGGACTACGATATCGCGAAATCGGAGACATCGGACGACGGCGACAACTGGACCGCGGTTGAGAACCTCAACTCGAACGCCACCGACGATCTCGGGGACGATAGAGATCCCGATATCGCGACCGACGGCGCGGGGCATTGGGTCGTGTTGTGGGGAACCGAAGACACGGAGCATTCCGATCAGGACGTGTGGCGCGCCATAAGCGGCGGGGCCGCAGGGTCGTTGACGCTCACCGTTCCCAACGGCGGCGAGAAATGGAGAATTGGCACGAAACACGCCATCGAGTGGAACTCTTCGGGGAACGTGGGAGCGAACGTGAAATTGGAACTTTTGCGGAATGGCGGCGTCATAGATGTGATTAAAGCCTCGACACCGAACGATGGCAAGCAGAAATGGAAACTTCCCAACTCGCTCTCGCCCGGCGGCGGGTACAAGGTGAGGGTCACGTCAAAGAGCGACGGCGCGATTAGGGACACAGGCGACGGCGCATTCAAAGTGAAGGAAGCGAAATGA
- a CDS encoding lecithin retinol acyltransferase family protein: MARGDHIRVFRRGYWHHGIDCGDGTVIHYTGELFNRANAAVRRTSMEQFAKGGRVRVVKSKSTYDVDAIIERAHSRLDEMRYSTVLNNCEGPPRHYGRHHLGRGSRDCGGNHCRRARDGSRTRVARLDSPRGGATF; this comes from the coding sequence ATGGCGCGAGGCGACCACATTCGGGTCTTTCGGCGGGGCTACTGGCACCACGGTATCGACTGTGGAGACGGCACCGTCATTCACTACACCGGTGAGCTGTTCAACCGCGCGAACGCCGCCGTGCGCCGAACATCAATGGAGCAGTTCGCCAAGGGTGGACGGGTTCGCGTCGTAAAGTCGAAGTCGACCTATGACGTGGACGCGATTATCGAGCGTGCGCACAGCCGTCTCGATGAGATGCGGTACAGCACGGTGCTGAACAATTGCGAGGGTCCGCCGCGCCATTACGGCCGCCACCACCTTGGCCGTGGCAGCCGTGACTGTGGCGGGAACCATTGCCGCCGTGCGCGCGATGGCTCGCGGACGCGCGTAGCCCGCTTGGATTCGCCTCGTGGTGGTGCTACATTTTGA
- a CDS encoding amidohydrolase family protein encodes MGLVDVNVVLGRFAGGGACFDDVGQLQGELKRLGIGAALVHHAVAAEADIVAGNALLNRLVAGHQNLYPCWVMAPSYAGDLPSPSDWVRQARDAGVRAVRIFPRYHLYDLREWCIGPLCSALEEASLPLMIEFGPRHWSESIIPWDSIREIAREHPGLNIVIIGATVGDVRALPCLLAELPNLNAELHAFNPPDALEQLVSAGLAKQLLFGTGLPRRAAECVVGQMRAAQIGEHEFRAVAGDNAARLFGMQSPPASQTNANERRRFDVIDVHAHIGSWERTTTPVKGPEACIASMDRCGVDRMIFSSFTAIHGETRIGNVETAEAITAGRGRLFGYAVVNPNYPEESLDDLTRLFAGDSGFVGLKLHCQLHGAQLHEPGYAESLAFASAHGLPVLVHGGGHDRWDDVARRYPDAIFIMAHACSWDGRNPVGRTLYERVRHTPNLYVDVSGSAAHRGALEALIDLVGAEKIFYGSDFPMFDLGFEVGRVTLSSISDRHKELILGVNARRVFTRLR; translated from the coding sequence ATGGGGTTGGTCGATGTAAACGTGGTGCTGGGGCGGTTTGCTGGTGGCGGCGCGTGTTTTGACGATGTCGGCCAGTTACAGGGGGAACTGAAACGGCTGGGGATTGGGGCGGCGTTGGTCCATCACGCGGTGGCGGCCGAGGCGGATATCGTCGCGGGGAATGCGTTGCTGAACCGGCTTGTGGCGGGCCACCAGAATTTGTACCCGTGCTGGGTCATGGCGCCGTCCTACGCGGGCGATCTTCCGAGCCCTTCGGACTGGGTGAGGCAAGCGCGAGATGCGGGTGTTCGCGCGGTCCGCATTTTTCCGCGTTATCACCTGTATGATTTGCGCGAATGGTGCATCGGGCCACTGTGTTCGGCCCTCGAGGAAGCGTCGCTTCCGTTGATGATCGAGTTTGGGCCGCGTCATTGGTCTGAGTCGATCATCCCGTGGGACAGCATACGCGAGATCGCGCGTGAGCATCCGGGCCTGAACATAGTTATCATCGGTGCAACCGTTGGCGACGTTCGGGCGCTTCCCTGTCTCTTGGCCGAGTTGCCCAATCTTAATGCCGAACTGCACGCATTCAACCCGCCGGATGCCCTGGAACAGTTGGTGTCCGCGGGGCTGGCGAAGCAACTGCTGTTTGGCACCGGCCTGCCGAGACGCGCCGCCGAATGTGTCGTCGGGCAGATGCGCGCTGCGCAAATTGGCGAGCACGAGTTTCGAGCGGTTGCTGGCGATAATGCGGCGCGCCTTTTTGGAATGCAATCACCGCCCGCTTCGCAAACTAACGCCAACGAGCGCCGGCGATTCGACGTGATTGACGTCCACGCGCACATCGGCTCGTGGGAGCGCACAACCACTCCAGTCAAGGGTCCCGAGGCATGTATCGCGAGCATGGATCGATGCGGCGTGGACAGGATGATTTTCAGCAGCTTCACGGCGATTCATGGCGAGACGCGGATCGGGAACGTGGAGACTGCGGAGGCAATCACGGCGGGCCGAGGCCGCTTGTTTGGATACGCGGTCGTGAATCCTAATTATCCGGAGGAGTCTCTCGACGATCTTACGCGCCTGTTCGCCGGCGATTCAGGATTCGTGGGGCTTAAACTTCACTGCCAACTTCACGGTGCGCAGTTGCACGAACCGGGGTATGCCGAGAGCCTGGCGTTCGCGAGCGCGCACGGCCTGCCCGTCCTGGTTCACGGCGGCGGGCATGATCGCTGGGACGACGTGGCGCGGCGATATCCGGACGCAATCTTCATCATGGCGCACGCGTGTTCATGGGACGGGCGCAATCCGGTGGGACGAACACTGTACGAACGCGTTCGGCACACGCCCAATCTGTACGTCGACGTATCGGGTTCGGCTGCGCACCGCGGCGCGCTGGAAGCGTTAATAGACCTCGTCGGCGCGGAAAAGATTTTCTATGGATCGGACTTCCCCATGTTCGATCTCGGGTTCGAGGTGGGCCGAGTCACGTTGAGCAGCATTTCCGATCGCCATAAGGAACTGATTCTCGGCGTCAACGCACGTCGCGTGTTTACGAGACTTCGCTAG
- a CDS encoding transglutaminase domain-containing protein, whose translation MPVRYNFRWNKHDHVRLSARSLGLDRSVYFDMMPWTPPTTNMEGTVSYYDQERIACVRKRLRDTDKKKYLCDIVDRLLKGAATDRERVARICGFVSEAIYYNPIQQPVEPNTGELIEDPVELLELHDGRCGQGVTITVALLQAAGIECRRRDVFHHVTCEAKYDGKWRLADALMFGAAQPERDGEVVNVAVLQSDPYYADAFPMAHFAYTPEELLTADGYRLLGYSFGDWGSLAYYSWYMGGEEDYPPMMPIVLPPLRLRKQRVRLRWAPSAKRNGGRIRYRLRVYEDRARTRPVFSKDLARTELDWSVPEMNRMYFVGVTATDDHVKRNPNTWYPEAVGNFVLVPKTQYGWYGVM comes from the coding sequence ATGCCGGTCCGTTACAACTTTCGCTGGAACAAACACGACCACGTCCGGCTCAGCGCGCGGTCACTGGGACTGGATCGGAGCGTGTACTTCGACATGATGCCGTGGACGCCGCCCACTACGAACATGGAGGGGACCGTCTCCTACTACGATCAGGAACGGATTGCGTGCGTACGCAAGCGGCTTCGCGACACAGACAAAAAGAAGTACTTGTGCGACATCGTCGATCGGCTGCTGAAAGGAGCGGCCACGGACAGGGAGCGCGTGGCCCGCATTTGCGGATTCGTGAGCGAGGCGATTTACTACAATCCGATTCAGCAGCCGGTCGAACCGAACACAGGCGAATTGATCGAAGACCCGGTCGAGTTGCTCGAACTTCATGACGGACGTTGTGGGCAGGGGGTCACGATCACGGTCGCGCTGTTGCAGGCAGCGGGCATCGAATGCCGCCGGCGCGACGTGTTTCATCACGTGACGTGCGAGGCGAAGTACGACGGGAAATGGCGGCTTGCGGACGCGCTGATGTTCGGCGCCGCGCAGCCCGAGCGGGACGGCGAAGTTGTTAATGTCGCCGTCTTACAGAGCGACCCGTATTACGCCGACGCGTTTCCCATGGCGCATTTCGCGTACACGCCGGAAGAACTCCTGACCGCGGATGGATATCGCCTGCTCGGGTACTCGTTTGGCGACTGGGGATCGCTTGCGTATTACTCGTGGTACATGGGTGGCGAGGAAGACTACCCGCCGATGATGCCGATCGTGTTGCCGCCGCTGCGCCTGCGCAAACAACGCGTCCGCCTGCGCTGGGCGCCGAGCGCAAAGCGAAACGGCGGACGCATCCGCTACCGGCTGCGAGTATACGAGGACCGCGCACGGACACGTCCCGTGTTTTCGAAGGACCTTGCGCGGACAGAATTGGATTGGAGCGTTCCCGAAATGAACCGCATGTATTTCGTCGGCGTAACGGCGACGGACGATCATGTCAAGCGGAACCCGAACACGTGGTATCCGGAGGCGGTTGGCAATTTCGTGCTTGTACCGAAAACGCAATACGGCTGGTACGGCGTGATGTAA
- a CDS encoding MFS transporter: MPLTNKRDGLSTSQQILFGLGTLGIEAPQTIIVQLQLYFTKYLGYPASILSNVRGFSIILDALTDPLMGYISDRTVSRFGRRMPYIAIGSLFFAVGVIGMWYAPKGLTPVQFYAYLVAMQVIYTVGFTMTTIPYAALIPELATDYEARTRIVSWRQAGTYVGTSWGGLIRAYATWRGDDIRGFQEFAVFASVLMMACLWVFVLFLKEPALSPEQIARMRARRAAAGSFLATHVAGLARSLSFTLRDRQFVVLFLANFVAQAGILAGLWMYTFLLDDWFGKTWNSPFAQAVLVGPFSIFRDAFFLYIFFAIGCGVLFLPVWNRIGRYYEKRTCLIVGILGVGCVYGASYFLFAPKSFPLLVFYCLLQAFFYCAVYVFPASMLADIASYSEWKTGESNDGVFYGANSFLVKMYNAAAIFWTGFALDHVIRYQPGEGIVQSAETLHRMRVLYAFPAFALAFLAALILTRYTLDRRTMDRVARELEARRAGRSVAPE, encoded by the coding sequence ATGCCGCTGACCAACAAACGCGACGGACTCTCGACTTCGCAACAAATTCTCTTCGGCCTCGGAACCTTGGGGATCGAGGCGCCGCAGACCATTATCGTCCAATTGCAGTTGTACTTCACGAAGTACCTCGGCTATCCCGCGTCGATACTCAGCAACGTGCGCGGATTTTCGATCATCCTCGATGCGCTCACCGATCCGCTCATGGGCTATATTTCGGACCGGACCGTCAGCCGGTTCGGCAGGCGCATGCCGTACATCGCGATTGGGTCACTGTTTTTCGCGGTCGGCGTTATCGGAATGTGGTACGCCCCCAAGGGCCTGACCCCCGTGCAATTCTACGCGTACCTCGTCGCGATGCAGGTGATCTACACGGTCGGCTTCACGATGACTACGATTCCCTACGCCGCGCTCATTCCCGAGTTGGCGACGGATTACGAGGCGCGGACGCGAATCGTCTCGTGGCGGCAGGCCGGCACGTATGTGGGCACGAGTTGGGGCGGACTCATTCGCGCCTACGCCACGTGGCGCGGCGACGACATTCGCGGTTTTCAGGAATTCGCTGTGTTCGCCAGCGTGCTCATGATGGCGTGCCTCTGGGTATTCGTTCTCTTTCTCAAGGAACCCGCGCTCTCGCCGGAACAAATCGCGCGCATGCGCGCGCGCCGCGCGGCGGCAGGTTCGTTTCTGGCGACGCACGTCGCGGGGCTTGCCCGTTCCCTCTCGTTCACTTTGCGCGACCGGCAATTCGTCGTGCTGTTCCTCGCCAATTTCGTCGCGCAGGCCGGCATCCTGGCGGGACTATGGATGTACACCTTCCTGCTCGACGATTGGTTCGGCAAGACGTGGAACTCGCCGTTTGCTCAGGCTGTGCTCGTGGGACCGTTCAGCATTTTTCGCGACGCGTTCTTTCTCTATATCTTCTTTGCCATCGGCTGTGGCGTATTGTTCCTGCCCGTTTGGAACCGGATTGGCCGGTATTACGAAAAACGCACCTGCCTTATCGTCGGAATCCTCGGCGTCGGATGCGTGTACGGCGCGAGCTACTTCCTGTTCGCGCCGAAATCGTTTCCGTTGCTCGTATTCTATTGTCTGCTGCAAGCCTTCTTTTACTGCGCTGTCTATGTCTTTCCCGCGTCCATGCTCGCCGACATCGCGAGCTACAGCGAATGGAAAACCGGTGAATCGAACGACGGCGTCTTCTACGGCGCCAACTCGTTTCTCGTGAAGATGTACAACGCCGCTGCAATCTTCTGGACGGGATTTGCGCTCGATCATGTGATTCGATATCAGCCCGGCGAAGGGATCGTCCAGTCCGCGGAGACCTTGCACCGGATGCGCGTGCTTTACGCATTCCCCGCGTTCGCGCTCGCATTTCTTGCCGCGCTCATTCTGACGCGTTACACGCTCGACCGCAGAACCATGGATCGGGTTGCGCGCGAACTCGAAGCGCGAAGAGCCGGGCGGTCTGTGGCGCCCGAGTAG
- a CDS encoding IS1595 family transposase, translated as MSDNRSIDLITMMDTFGSEDKCRDYLTELRWPDGVVCPRCGCTNISKIIKRDQYDCDGCRYQFSATAGTIFHDSHLPLRKWFAAVYLMCESRKGISANQLKRTLKVAYKTAWYLCHRIRAAVKDVNEAQLSGTVECDETYLGGRARGRGRGFTGHKQMVLGAIERGGDVRLKVDKRADRKTLHKFVFDTAHPDTEAIFTDGHAGYKGITDANTRHETVNHEADEWVRGDVHTNTIEGVFSLFKRSVVGSYHQISAKHLPAYLDEFEFRFNNRKNPYLFRDTLLKLIEAEKLGYRTLVASGS; from the coding sequence ATGTCTGACAATCGCTCAATCGACCTAATCACGATGATGGATACTTTCGGCTCCGAGGACAAGTGCCGTGATTATCTCACGGAACTACGCTGGCCGGACGGCGTTGTATGCCCGCGTTGCGGTTGCACTAACATATCCAAAATCATCAAACGTGACCAGTACGATTGCGACGGTTGCCGCTATCAGTTTTCGGCTACTGCCGGAACAATCTTTCACGATTCGCATCTTCCCTTGCGGAAGTGGTTCGCCGCAGTATACCTCATGTGCGAATCGCGCAAAGGCATTTCCGCGAATCAACTCAAGCGCACGCTGAAAGTGGCGTACAAAACCGCGTGGTATCTTTGCCATCGCATCCGCGCTGCCGTGAAGGACGTAAACGAAGCGCAATTGAGCGGGACGGTTGAGTGCGACGAAACGTATCTTGGTGGCCGTGCTCGCGGTCGAGGACGCGGTTTCACGGGCCATAAACAGATGGTGCTTGGCGCAATCGAACGCGGCGGCGATGTGCGCTTGAAAGTGGACAAACGCGCGGATCGCAAAACGCTTCATAAGTTTGTATTCGATACCGCGCATCCCGACACGGAAGCAATCTTCACGGACGGCCACGCGGGGTACAAAGGCATTACAGACGCCAACACGCGGCACGAGACGGTCAACCACGAAGCGGACGAATGGGTGCGCGGCGATGTGCATACGAATACGATTGAAGGCGTGTTCTCGCTTTTCAAGCGGTCTGTGGTTGGTTCGTATCATCAGATTAGCGCCAAACATCTACCGGCGTACTTGGATGAATTTGAGTTCCGGTTTAACAACCGAAAGAACCCGTACTTGTTTCGGGATACGTTGCTCAAGCTGATTGAGGCGGAAAAGTTGGGATATAGGACGTTGGTTGCAAGCGGTTCGTAA
- a CDS encoding DegT/DnrJ/EryC1/StrS family aminotransferase: protein MGTKQGAILAIHGGPKAVGSDGTDRWPLIEKEDVSRRIGALLDAGIITIADGTGIVAEFEAAYRQLVGTKYALTMNSGTATLHSAYFAAGVGPGTEVIVPSYTWHASVTPILHCAATPVFADIDPATLVIDPADIERKITDRTRAICVVHTWGNVADMDRIMSIARARGIAVIEDASHAHGASYKGRPVGSIGDIGCFSMQGVKAVSGGEAGVATTNSPELFDRMVLLAHFGRGPKGEGKHTFDSIGDMSLGAKYRPHVFAIALASSQLERLPELNRRRTHNYAILNDLLRNVEGIEVVDPARGCVRAGYLEFKFKVARDVLKRVPLERIEAALVAEGAPFQKDRYSSMNFTYGLLHQAPLFTTFDRRTLGGCFYDPISYRGPQSAVALPVTEDVCSRLLSTYAFVDVEESYLRELADSFTKVMGNIDSL, encoded by the coding sequence GTGGGCACGAAACAAGGTGCGATACTGGCCATTCACGGGGGTCCGAAGGCGGTAGGTTCGGACGGAACGGACCGCTGGCCGCTTATCGAAAAGGAAGACGTGAGCCGGCGCATTGGTGCGTTGCTCGACGCCGGCATCATCACGATTGCGGACGGGACCGGCATCGTCGCGGAGTTTGAGGCAGCCTACAGGCAACTGGTGGGGACGAAGTACGCCCTCACCATGAACAGCGGGACGGCGACGCTGCACAGCGCGTACTTCGCCGCGGGGGTAGGACCCGGCACCGAAGTCATCGTGCCGAGTTACACCTGGCACGCATCTGTGACGCCCATCCTGCACTGCGCCGCCACACCCGTCTTCGCCGATATCGACCCGGCCACGCTCGTCATCGACCCCGCGGATATCGAACGCAAAATTACCGATCGGACCCGCGCCATCTGTGTGGTGCACACGTGGGGTAACGTCGCCGACATGGATCGCATTATGTCCATCGCGCGTGCGCGGGGCATCGCCGTGATCGAGGACGCCTCCCACGCCCACGGCGCGTCGTACAAGGGACGGCCCGTTGGCAGTATCGGCGACATCGGGTGTTTCAGTATGCAGGGCGTGAAGGCCGTGAGCGGGGGAGAGGCGGGCGTCGCGACAACAAACAGCCCCGAGTTGTTCGATCGAATGGTGTTGCTCGCGCATTTCGGACGTGGCCCCAAGGGCGAAGGAAAACATACTTTTGATTCCATCGGCGATATGAGTCTGGGCGCGAAGTACCGCCCGCACGTCTTCGCAATCGCCCTGGCGTCGTCGCAATTGGAGCGGCTTCCGGAACTCAATCGCCGGCGAACGCACAACTACGCAATCCTTAACGATCTGCTGCGCAATGTCGAAGGGATTGAAGTTGTGGATCCCGCCCGCGGCTGCGTACGCGCGGGGTATCTCGAATTCAAGTTCAAGGTGGCGCGGGACGTGTTGAAGCGGGTACCCCTCGAACGAATCGAGGCCGCGCTCGTTGCCGAAGGCGCACCGTTTCAAAAGGACCGCTACAGCAGCATGAATTTTACCTACGGTCTGCTGCACCAGGCGCCGCTGTTCACTACGTTCGATCGCAGGACACTTGGCGGTTGCTTCTACGACCCGATATCGTATCGTGGCCCTCAATCGGCGGTGGCGTTGCCCGTCACGGAGGATGTCTGCTCGCGCCTCCTGAGCACGTATGCGTTCGTCGACGTAGAGGAATCGTACCTGCGCGAATTGGCAGACTCGTTCACGAAAGTCATGGGCAACATCGACTCACTCTAA